The following are from one region of the Mangifera indica cultivar Alphonso chromosome 14, CATAS_Mindica_2.1, whole genome shotgun sequence genome:
- the LOC123196304 gene encoding probable transcription factor KAN2 isoform X2 — translation MSREGWLHESSSSSSFSQIPDLSLQIRPPNSAPSSICTATNEAEEEEEGSTFDIWRNDLKSHSDDTSIKAPEQAAAAVAADTELSLVNPAAFDLEAESPWRRRRSILGPGNDHNNPLLLHPSQMNHLNHGISLLDVSGVKPIKGIPLYNLPYFEAQRPLEPNKFRIYQIPYSSSSSSSSSSLPSSILSARDNNINLSPSLGAYRSILGAAAPEFQYGVGSSELWNCKIRSRFIPNKLHQNNKRNMRAPRMRWTSSLHARFVHAVELLGGHERATPKSVLEFMDVKDLTLAHVKSHLQMYRTVKSTNKPGASSGNEDFLPVAASFHQNDNCLFNNNGALNEPSREEWLQNSSSNLDEHRSETRISERQTPGFQSQGSTFSQASFVVQQNPSLEFSLGRSNCYGKEHD, via the exons ATGTCTAGAGAAGGCTGGCTTCAtgaatcatcatcatcttcttctttcagTCAAATTCCTGATCTTTCTTTACAGATAAGACCTCCAAACAGTGCTCCTTCTTCAATTTGTACTGCAACAAatgaagcagaagaagaagaagaaggttcAACCTTTGATATTTGGAGAAATGACCTAAAATCTCACAGTGATGATACCTCCATTAAAGCTCCTGAGCAAGCAGCAGCAGCAGTAGCTGCAGACACTGAGCTTTCTCTAGTCAATCCTGCCGCCTTCGACCTCGAGGCCGAGAGCCcctggagaagaagaagaagcatacTTGGACCTGGAAACGATCACAATaatcctcttcttcttcatccttCCCAAATGAACCATCTTAATCATGGCATCTCTCTCCTGGATGTTTCAGGGGTCAAACCCATCAAAGGGATTCCACTATACAACTTGCCATATTTCGAAGCTCAAAGGCCACTGGAGCCTAATAAGTTCCGAATCTATCAAATcccatattcttcttcttcttcttcttcttcatcatctttacCTTCTTCTATCCTCAGCGCGCGAGataacaatattaatttgaGCCCATCTCTCGGAGCATATAGATCAATCCTGGGAGCTGCTGCACCAGAGTTTCAGTATGGAGTTGGTTCTTCGGAGTTGTGGAATTGCAAGATCAGATCAAGATTTATCCCAAATAAGCTTCATCAAAACAACAAGAGGAACATGAGGGCTCCAAGAATGCGTTGGACTAGCTCTCTTCATGCTCGTTTTGTTCATGCAGTTGAGCTCCTCGGCGGCCATGAAA GGGCAACTCCAAAGTCGGTTCTTGAGTTCATGGATGTCAAAGATCTAACTCTAGCTCATGTTAAAAGCCATTTACAG ATGTATAGAACTGTTAAAAGCACTAACAAGCCTGGAGCTTCTTCAG GCAATGAAGATTTCTTGCCGGTAGCAGCTTCTTTTCATCAAAATGATAACTGTTTATTCAATAACAATGGAGCTTTAAATGAAccatcaag AGAAGAATGGCTACAGAACAGTTCAAGCAATCTGGATGAGCATAGATCAGAAACTAGAATATCTGAGCGCCAAACTCCTGGATTTCAATCTCAG GGAAGCACTTTTTCTCAAGCCAGTTTTGTTGTTCAGCAGAATCCAAGCTTAGAGTTCTCCTTAGGAAGATCCAACTGCTATGGCAAAGAACATGACtga
- the LOC123196304 gene encoding probable transcription factor KAN2 isoform X1, which yields MSREGWLHESSSSSSFSQIPDLSLQIRPPNSAPSSICTATNEAEEEEEGSTFDIWRNDLKSHSDDTSIKAPEQAAAAVAADTELSLVNPAAFDLEAESPWRRRRSILGPGNDHNNPLLLHPSQMNHLNHGISLLDVSGVKPIKGIPLYNLPYFEAQRPLEPNKFRIYQIPYSSSSSSSSSSLPSSILSARDNNINLSPSLGAYRSILGAAAPEFQYGVGSSELWNCKIRSRFIPNKLHQNNKRNMRAPRMRWTSSLHARFVHAVELLGGHERATPKSVLEFMDVKDLTLAHVKSHLQMYRTVKSTNKPGASSGNEDFLPVAASFHQNDNCLFNNNGALNEPSSREEWLQNSSSNLDEHRSETRISERQTPGFQSQGSTFSQASFVVQQNPSLEFSLGRSNCYGKEHD from the exons ATGTCTAGAGAAGGCTGGCTTCAtgaatcatcatcatcttcttctttcagTCAAATTCCTGATCTTTCTTTACAGATAAGACCTCCAAACAGTGCTCCTTCTTCAATTTGTACTGCAACAAatgaagcagaagaagaagaagaaggttcAACCTTTGATATTTGGAGAAATGACCTAAAATCTCACAGTGATGATACCTCCATTAAAGCTCCTGAGCAAGCAGCAGCAGCAGTAGCTGCAGACACTGAGCTTTCTCTAGTCAATCCTGCCGCCTTCGACCTCGAGGCCGAGAGCCcctggagaagaagaagaagcatacTTGGACCTGGAAACGATCACAATaatcctcttcttcttcatccttCCCAAATGAACCATCTTAATCATGGCATCTCTCTCCTGGATGTTTCAGGGGTCAAACCCATCAAAGGGATTCCACTATACAACTTGCCATATTTCGAAGCTCAAAGGCCACTGGAGCCTAATAAGTTCCGAATCTATCAAATcccatattcttcttcttcttcttcttcttcatcatctttacCTTCTTCTATCCTCAGCGCGCGAGataacaatattaatttgaGCCCATCTCTCGGAGCATATAGATCAATCCTGGGAGCTGCTGCACCAGAGTTTCAGTATGGAGTTGGTTCTTCGGAGTTGTGGAATTGCAAGATCAGATCAAGATTTATCCCAAATAAGCTTCATCAAAACAACAAGAGGAACATGAGGGCTCCAAGAATGCGTTGGACTAGCTCTCTTCATGCTCGTTTTGTTCATGCAGTTGAGCTCCTCGGCGGCCATGAAA GGGCAACTCCAAAGTCGGTTCTTGAGTTCATGGATGTCAAAGATCTAACTCTAGCTCATGTTAAAAGCCATTTACAG ATGTATAGAACTGTTAAAAGCACTAACAAGCCTGGAGCTTCTTCAG GCAATGAAGATTTCTTGCCGGTAGCAGCTTCTTTTCATCAAAATGATAACTGTTTATTCAATAACAATGGAGCTTTAAATGAAccatcaag TAGAGAAGAATGGCTACAGAACAGTTCAAGCAATCTGGATGAGCATAGATCAGAAACTAGAATATCTGAGCGCCAAACTCCTGGATTTCAATCTCAG GGAAGCACTTTTTCTCAAGCCAGTTTTGTTGTTCAGCAGAATCCAAGCTTAGAGTTCTCCTTAGGAAGATCCAACTGCTATGGCAAAGAACATGACtga